A genomic region of Plasmodium cynomolgi strain B DNA, chromosome 5, whole genome shotgun sequence contains the following coding sequences:
- a CDS encoding hypothetical protein (putative), translated as IYESHYLLKIHNKKKKRHKLPILLVINLFLLITFGDVVKGDNIINKKKDIWKSRFTVGKGTPKKNEDFNDKNKDKDNKKDKDDFLTSGNNKDDMNDARSIMLLREIYEKDNQLSIINRKKKKYKTATFTLGTLITIIALRALADLAVNGIAKIFKKEQSLLSGLIFDKWGFDSLKKKNLLVESLE; from the exons ATTTATGAATCgcattatttattaaaaatacataataaaaaaaaaaagaggcataAATTACCGATTTTACTTGTCATTAACCTTTTCCTCCTGATAACCTTTGGCGATGTGGTAAAGGGagataatattattaataagaaaaaggacATATGGAAATCTAGATTTACTGTAGGAAAGGGAACTCCCAAAAAGAATGAAGATTtcaatgataaaaataaggatAAGGATAACAAGAAAGATAAAG ATGATTTCCTAACGAGCGGCAACAATAAGGACGATATGAACGACGCCCGAAGCATAATGCTTTTGAGAgaaatttacgaaaaagACAATCAACTAAGTATcattaacagaaaaaagaaaaagtataaaaCGGCTACCTTCACCTTGGGTACTCTGATAACCATAATAGCATTACGTGCTCTAGCAGACCTAGCCGTGAACGGCATTGCCAAGATCTTCAAGAAGGAACAAAGTTTGTTGAGTGGATTAATTTTTGACAAGTGGGGCTTTgacagtttaaaaaaaaagaatttactTGTTGAGTCACTCGAG